One window of the Salvia miltiorrhiza cultivar Shanhuang (shh) chromosome 6, IMPLAD_Smil_shh, whole genome shotgun sequence genome contains the following:
- the LOC130990091 gene encoding uncharacterized protein LOC130990091: MTSPGGLNLPIVSNNFACNNSPMNDYTKTGAGSAGGNGADSAFVEEREVAIPNATAISNPNDSDVGAEKMPNSKSYADITMNRPPRRPDLAAHRFHSLRPTKEGEQFSLKVPQHLYAQEVSKEFSHAIIGRLLLRKGDKPQPALLLKAELHKIWKLESEWQLIPLGKGYYTLAFRTPEDKTRAKAKPVWELSCGHVRLREWSKHFDPFKEHSSMANVWVRIHYLPIEYWHPEILAGIGRYIGHPIKIDGASARRDFGQFARLLIELDMSKSFPTTLLIDNDTFSFYVEFTYENLPFYCSKCKLTGHPTEKCRKISVKKVVEDDVQDRNQQPLVKNGKQWQPISGDARDEREHEQETAKGDRSVEVGSRREDIQVSPARLDPGCYSLQKNDHQKQLGLPVSASNNSFALLDNEGTELLEEPEQQRRPVNISAIHDGHISEEVSDEDEEVNYDSSGKYVSTTDDIAVNNALKAQRLEQILAIAKAPMPETVAPAKRRGRPSKQEQAARAAENTANRPADTTIKSRLRNTGDTSRTFVIDKSNRDSALAMESVAKESWAEEVERSGAASANINQF; encoded by the exons ATGACTTCTCCGGGAGGTCTGAATCTCCCAATAGTTTCGAACAATTTTGCCTGCAATAATTCCCCGATGAATGACTACACAAAGACTGGTGCGGGCTCGGCTGGCGGTAACGGAGCAGATTCTGCTTTTGTGGAGGAACGAGAAGTTGCTATACCCAACGCCACAGCTATCTCAAACCCTAATGATTCGGATGTGGGGGCTGAAAAAATGCCCAACTCCAAATCGTATGCTGATATCACGATGAACAGGCCACCGAGACGTCCCGACCTAGCTGCTCATCGGTTTCACTCATTACGTCCCACCAAAGAGGGAGAGCAGTTTTCCTTAAAAGTTCCTCAGCACCTATATGCGCAAGAAGTCAGTAAGGAATTCTCTCATGCTATTATTGGTCGTCTTCTCCTTCGTAAAGGAGACAAACCTCAACCTGCATTGCTTCTCAAGGCAGAACTTCacaaaatttggaaattagaATCTGAGTGGCAACTTATTCCTCTTGGGAAAGGGTATTATACGCTGGCTTTCCGGACTCCTGAAGACAAAACTCGTGCTAAAGCCAAGCCGGTCTGGGAATTATCTTGTGGTCATGTACGTCTTCGAGAATGGTCCAAACACTTTGATCCATTTAAAGAGCATTCTTCCATGGCGAATGTATGGGTGAGGATACATTATTTGCCAATTGAGTATTGGCATCCTGAGATTCTAGCCGGGATTGGGCGGTACATTGGTCATCCTATTAAAATTGATGGAGCCTCGGCTCGTCGTGATTTTGGGCAGTTCGCGCGCCTTcttattgagttagatatgtcCAAATCCTTTCCTACTACCCTCTTAATTGATAACGATACTTTTTCGTTCTATGTTGAATTCACGTATGAGAATTTACCTTTCTATTGCTCAAAATGTAAACTTACAGGACATCCCACCGAAAAGTGTCGGAAAATTTCGGTTAAGAAGGTTGTGGAAGATGATGTTCAAGATAGAAATCAACAGCCTTTGGTTAAAAATGGGAAACAGTGGCAACCTATCTCTGGTGATGCAAGAGACGAGAGAGAACATGAGCAGGAGACAGCAAAGGGAGATAGGTCGGTTGAGGTGGGTTCGAGACGCGAAGACATACAGGTTTCCCCAGCTCGTTTGGACCCGGGATGTTACTCACTTCAGAAAAATGATCACCAGAAACAGTTAGGCTTGCCGGTTTCGGCGTCGAACAACAGTTTTGCCCTGTTGGATAACGAAGGCACTGAATTGCTTGAAGAaccggagcagcagcggcgg CCAGTCAACATTTCTGCGATCCATGATGGCCATATCTCGGAGGAGGTTTCGGATGAGGATGAAGAAGTGAACTATGACAGCAGTGGGAAGTACGTTTCCACAACGGATGATATTGCTGTTAATAATGCCTTGAAAGCTCAAAGACTTGAGCAGATTTTGGCGATAGCTAAAGCGCCCATGCCAGAAACAGTTGCTCCTGCTAAGCGACGAGGAAGACCATCCAAACAGGAGCAAGCTGCTAGGGCAGCGGAGAACACAGCCAACAGGCCAGCGGACACAACCATTAAAAGTAGACTTCGTAACACGGGTGATACGTCGCGTACTTTTGTGATTGATAAAAGTAATAGAGACAGCGCTCTAGCCATGGAGAGCGTCGCCAAAGAGAGCTGGGCGGAAGAGGTTGAAAGAAGCGGAGCTGCCTCCGCTAACATAAATCAATtctga